A genomic window from Carassius auratus strain Wakin unplaced genomic scaffold, ASM336829v1 scaf_tig00025933, whole genome shotgun sequence includes:
- the LOC113078551 gene encoding uncharacterized protein LOC113078551, giving the protein MLGKIQKVNAAQLRPYFRPRDHGHESEGSQNNAEDIGLVDHQYANKGPLWSKRLCPQQEQVLTYVLDRTRPAKEIVVLDGPVCLQREDFWSLGLDEQVESNIGNACFRLVEEAARRHGMDVHIADLFEVPKWKLREPSLPDNVESKDIIILPAWSRGSQTASHYMLCVLLVAKKEAIFLDSLCPNGFGDEKYRTIFRQLAGEVANGPWVEKTGKDFDPFPVQSDGQSCGIFMLMYALCICTGAMFHFLDTDIPSIRKWWCIQILEKFSIARHGQNFGQRFAFWTEEAEQLMAGTLPPI; this is encoded by the exons ATGTTAGGGAAAATACAGAAAGTTAATGCTGCGCAGCTAAGGCCCTACTTTCGGCCACGAG ATCATGGCCATGAATCTGAGGGCAGCCAAAACAATGCAGAAGACATTGGACTGGTGGACCACCAGTATGCCAATAAAGGTCCACTGTGGTCCAAGAGGTTGTGTCCTCAGCAAGAACAAGTG ctGACCTATGTGCTGGACAGAACACGTCCAGCAAAAGAAATTGTTGTTCTGGATGGTCCAGTTTGTCTTCAAAGGGAGGACTTTTGGAGCCTGGGGCTAGATGAACAGGTGGAGAGCAAT ATTGGGAATGCGTGCTTCAGACTGGTAGAGGAGGCAGCCAGGAGAcat GGAATGGATGTCCACATTGCTGACCTATTTGAAGTCCCTAAATGGAAACTAAGGGAACCTAGTTTGCCG gacAATGTGGAATCTAAAGACATCatcattttgccagcatggtctagGGGGTCACAAACAGCAAGCCACTACATGCTTTGT GTGTTATTAGTTGCTAAGAAGGAGGCTATTTTTCTGGACTCATTATGTCCAAATGGGTTTGGAGATGAGAAATACAGAACCATATTTAG acaactTGCAGGAGAAGTGGCTAATGGACCGTGGGTGGAGAAGACGGGCAAAGATTTTGAT CCATTTCCAGTTCAGTCAGATGGACAGAGCTGTGGGATATTCATGCTTATG TATGCCCTCTGCATCTGTACTGGTGCCATGTTTCACTTTTTGGAT ACTGACATCCCATCTATTCGTAAGTGGTGGTGTATCCAGATTCTGGAGAAATTCTCGATCGCAAG GCATGGGCAGAACTTTGGGCAGCGCTTTGCCTTCTGGACAGAGGAGGCAGAACAGCTGATGGCAGGCACCCTACCACCTATTTAA
- the LOC113078534 gene encoding uncharacterized protein K02A2.6-like produces the protein MLTTVQYATITVPATLYIVKTGTALLGMDLFRALRLSIDNNSVLSPAGPVTEIREIKAKAVTGEKLGLAKGFIHRVKVREDVQPVQQKLRRLPLSVKQAVSAELERLLEMDVIERIDASPWVSPIVVTRRKNGAVRMCVDLREPNKAVVMDSHPLPHMDDLFSEMRGATVFSTIDLANAYHQVLLAEESRDMTAFITHEGLSRFRRVPYGLCSAPSAFSKMMSLVLKDLKGVQNYLDDVIVYGTGKEEHDRNLQMVLAALKEAGLQLNNEKCHFNQTSLRFLGHTISAQGLLPDKDHLKAITAAPAPSDATTLRSFLGLTAWYAKFVQNYASLVEPMRDCLRDDTFQWTAAAQSSFDTVKTRIVTSSALSVFDPSLTTIVSTDASDYGLGAILTQMHADNMERTVAFASRSLTPAERKYSIVEKEALACVWAVEKWRTFLWGTRFILRTDHQALTTLLHTKGLGRTGMRIARWSARLLCFTYDVVYRAGAQNYAADCLSRLPLPSEENAEPVTEPELVALLHTELKALSAKDFVGACEVCPELTAIRAQIKKGWPKTAKSLLAVLRPYFATRDELSVQDVTIYRGPHRRLVPVALRKQLVDLAHETHQGVVRTKQRLRDLYWWPGMDMLVQDNISACVTCQMNDKSAKTHAAPIQPVPLPDGPWQKVGIDIVGPCESANWDCRYAVTLIDYYTKWPEVAFTHSITTTAVTTFLSAVFARFGNPTELISDNGTQFTSSEFKEFLAVRDITHRKVSLYYPQANGAIERWNRVLKETLLTAEQERKSWKPFLQDFLLTYRATPHSTTGVSPYELMFNRKMRTKVNIGPASKATLLTEKQLRNRVISKQNASKVYTDARRGAQVPKIKEGSLVRVRKPFHVKKGLSKFYRPARVVRRAGANAYVLEDGRTWNATHLSLVPDRVKDTFDSSVPVPVLGSAQMLDVPVPESGPAQPFGDVRMPGRVRKKPAWLNDYVQ, from the coding sequence ATGTTAACTACAGTGCAGTATGCGACCATTACAGTACCAGCTACACTGTACATCGTGAAGACAGGCACGGCCCTGCTGGGAATGGACTTATTCAGAGCACTGAGACTTTCTATTGACAACAACAGCGTGCTCTCACCTGCGGGTCCAGTGACAGAGATCAGAGAGATCAAAGCCAAAGCTGTGACTGGGGAGAAGCTAGGTCTTGCTAAAGGTTTCATTCACCGTGTAAAAGTCAGGGAAGACGTTCAACCTGTTCAACAAAAGTTGCGGAGACTTCCACTTTCGGTTAAACAAGCTGTCTCTGCTGAATTGGAGAGATTGTTAGAAATGGATGTGATAGAGAGGATTGATGCATCCCCATGGGTATCACCCATCGTCGTCACACGAAGAAAGAATGGTGCAGTGAGAATGTGCGTGGACTTACGTGAACCAAACAAGGCGGTAGTGATGGACAGTCACCCACTTCCCCATATGGATGATCTTTTCTCTGAAATGCGTGGAGCTACTGTGTTCTCCACCATTGATTTAGCCAATGCTTATCATCAGGTGTTACTGGCAGAGGAAAGCAGAGATATGACTGCATTTATAACGCACGAAGGGCTGTCCAGGTTTCGTCGGGTTCCATATGGACTGTGTTCAGCTCCAAGTGCGTTCTCCAAGATGATGTCTCTGGTGCTGAAAGATCTTAAGGGGGTCCAGAATTATCTTGATGATGTAATAGTCTATGGCACAGGAAAGGAGGAGCATGATCGTAACCTGCAGATGGTGCTTGCTGCGCTAAAGGAAGCTGGTCTCCAGCTCAACAATGAAAAATGTCACTTCAACCAGACCAGCTTACGGTTCCTTGGACACACCATCTCAGCTCAGGGTTTGCTGCCAGACAAAGACCACCTCAAGGCTATTACAGCTGCTCCAGCGCCTAGTGACGCCACCACACTGCGCTCATTCCTGGGGCTCACAGCCTGGTATGCAAAATTTGTGCAAAACTATGCATCTCTGGTAGAGCCCATGCGAGACTGCCTGCGTGACGATACCTTTCAGTGGACGGCAGCAGCACAGTCAAGTTTTGACACGGTCAAGACTCGCATCGTAACCAGTTCAGCACTATCCGTCTTTGACCCCAGCCTTACTACAATTGTGTCTACAGATGCTTCGGATTATGGGTTGGGGGCCATATTGACACAAATGCATGCTGATAACATGGAGCGCACAGTTGCTTTTGCCTCACGTTCACTTACCCCTGCAGAACGAAAATACTCCATTGTAGAAAAGGAGGCATTAGCCTGTGTGTGGGCTGTGGAAAAGTGGAGGACGTTTTTATGGGGGACAAGATTCATATTGCGTACAGATCACCAGGCTCTGACCACACTGCTACACACAAAAGGACTTGGGCGCACGGGAATGCGTATTGCCCGGTGGTCAGCCAGACTTCTTTGCTTTACGTACGACGTGGTGTATCGTGCAGGAGCACAAAACTATGCTGCTGACTGTCTCTCTCGTCTGCCCCTACCATCAGAAGAGAATGCAGAGCCAGTGACTGAGCCCGAACTTGTAGCTTTGCTGCACACAGAACTGAAAGCTCTCTCAGCGAAGGACTTCGTTGGGGCATGTGAAGTATGCCCAGAGCTTACTGCCATCAGGGCACAGATAAAAAAAGGGTGGCCTAAAACAGCAAAGTCTCTACTGGCGGTGCTCAGACCCTACTTTGCTACTAGAGATGAACTCTCAGTTCAAGATGTGACAATATACAGGGGCCCCCACCGACGGCTAGTGCCTGTAGCTCTGAGAAAACAGCTGGTGGACCTGGCACATGAAACTCACCAGGGTGTTGTGCGCACCAAGCAGAGGCTGCGTGACTTATACTGGTGGCCTGGCATGGACATGTTGGTGCAGGACAACATTAGTGCATGTGTGACCTGCCAGATGAATGATAAAAGCGCTAAGACGCATGCTGCTCCAATTCAGCCAGTCCCACTGCCAGACGGTCCATGGCAGAAAGTAGGAATTGACATCGTCGGACCGTGTGAGTCAGCAAACTGGGACTGCCGCTATGCAGTGACTCTGATTGATTATTACACAAAGTGGCCGGAGGTGGCTTTTACACATTCAATCACAACCACGGCTGTAACTACCTTCCTGTCTGCTGTGTTTGCCCGCTTCGGCAACCCCACAGAACTCATTAGTGACAATGGGACACAGTTTACCTCGAGCGAGTTCAAAGAATTTCTGGCAGTAAGAGATATTACACACAGGAAAGTATCTTTGTATTATCCACAAGCAAACGGAGCTATTGAACGCTGGAACCGTGTTCTCAAAGAAACACTCCTTACTGCCGAGCAGGAGAGGAAATCGTGGAAACCATTCCTACAGGACTTCTTGCTTACATATCGTGCAACTCCACACAGTACAACAGGAGTGTCACCATATGAACTCATGTTCAACAGGAAAATGCGCACAAAGGTGAACATCGGTCCAGCAAGCAAAGCTACTCTGCTGACAGAAAAGCAACTGCGCAACCGTGTCATCTCTAAACAAAATGCATCAAAAGTTTACACAGATGCGAGGAGAGGTGCACAAGTACCTAAGATCAAAGAGGGAAGCCTAGTAAGAGTACGGAAACCCTTCCATGTCAAGAAAGGTTTGTCAAAATTCTATAGACCTGCCAGGGTGGTACGGAGAGCTGGTGCAAATGCGTATGTGCTGGAAGATGGACGCACTTGGAACGCTACTCATCTCTCACTGGTTCCTGACAGGGTAAAAGATACCTTTGACAGTTCTGTTCCGGTACCTGTGCTGGGATCTGCACAAATGCTGGATGTTCCAGTACCTGAGTCGGGACCGGCACAACCCTTCGGTGATGTGCGGATGCCTGGCAGGGTCAGAAAAAAGCCTGCATGGCTTAATGATTACGTACAGTAA